AATCGTTCATTTAGTTTCAATTTCTTTCGTTTTGGATTAAAATCATcactttttgtttctttttcatcTAAAAATCGAAGGCGAAAAGTTAATTATCAGATCaatattttggattaaaatggaaaacgtattatttttatatgaattgcCCAGTTAATGGATTTTATCCAGAGATTTCGGATTTCAAGATATATTTCCGGGGGCTccacataaaattataaatttttcggaTTTAATAGGCCTGGAGCCCGTGGCAGTAAAACAGCAAACTTAACggatttcgcatatgaatcaatactatttaacgatataggtacaatatgtactaggtgtgccagggtttattctggcagaaatatttttggccaggatttttttattttttacaagtgTGACCaatattttggtcaagttttacaaattaatttccatgaaagtgcaaACTACTtggaattattaaaagtatcaaaaatatttgtgccaggataaaccctggcacaccttgtacatattgtacctatcgttaaatagcattgattcatatgcgaaatttcgaaatcggTGTAAGAACAGTTTTGCTGCCACAGGCTTCCCGCTTATAAATTCTGAATCTTATCGAAATAGAAAATTCTAGAACTACGTATATAATGATACTTAAAATATGTTGCTATGGAAATTACTAACATCCACAAATAGTAGACACAATATTTTCCGGTGTGGAAATAAGTATTGATGTATCGTCTGTATCGCATGAATTTTCATCAAAGTCACTAACTGGTGAATCACTTTCTTCTACCCATTGAATACAGTTTTCACTTTCGGAATCACTTTcactaaaatcatttaattccATATTCTTGTCCAATTTTATTTGGAAACATACATAACACGGGTatgttgatatttatattttttaggttaagtattttcgattaaatagtttttcctaCTTATgttcgaaataaaattcaatttcaataaatattctttaagatttgctttaaatgataaataaattaatcaaaaaatgtgcagcaaaattcaaaaatttgaatttttgaaaattacaacagtgttgcaatattttatatggcAATTTTTCGATGGCCCAAAAATTTACTTCGAATCGAATCAatgaaatagaataaaatagatttgtacgacattttaaaatgtgttttaaatgataaaatactgaaacaaattaatatatttgtaattttattcttaataatataaaatatcgttAATCTGACAACGCTGTGAACGTATCAGTGGTCATCAAACTTCCAAAAGTAAATGTGACTGAAGCGTTATTAGTTTAGTTTGATGATTAAgactaaaagaaaattaaattttccatggGACTAGCCcacgttaaattaaattaattatgttttcagAGATCTAATCATTTAAGGTGATTTTTAACCACTTTACAAATTAACTTgactttttttctaaactttatGAATAGCGAGAACttgcaatttaaaatatatgtattttacatgaaaaagatattatttttatggagGGTAAAGATAAGAAGGATTATAAAAAGTGTCCAAAAAAGCAAGAATATAAGGATGGCAAAAAACAAATGCttaaagtaataagagtaagagAAAGATCAAAATAAGTTGTTAAATAAGGATCATAGAGAAGTTCACATGAAACACCTTTTGTTACACTAGCGCCATTCTAGCTACTTTATTTACTGCTATTTTGGGACACTAAATCAAGCAGAGAAAGTGGTTCTTTATCTCTACACtccataataaatgttaatacaaaatatgtttcttcaaattttgatatggGTTTATATCCCACCTTTCTAAAACTTTAAGGTGGAAACCTTACTGCATAGTTGCGGTTGCCATTTGACTGGTAGTATAAAGATATCTCACATAcaacttaaatttaaagttcAGTTTTAGTTTAAACCTTATATTCCCATCAAATTAGGTGAAAACTGAAGTTTTCGAGGCAGCAATACCAATACCATCTATTCCCAGTTTTAGCTTTTTAtctgttgaaaaaatttttacgtatttacacaattttttgcaatttttctaataaactaGTCCAAAGTTATCGGGCGTAAAATTTCCGATCGATTTGTATATATcaactttttcttattttctgaaaactaacatcaaaagaaaagaagaaaaattaaacaaaaattacaaaaaacacagaaaatttgtacatagaagtatatttttcagaaaatatgaaagataaagAAAAAGTTACGAATCGATCGTAAATTTTACGCCGAATAACTTCGTATAgatctatttttttctctaaaatgcatgtttttcgagtaaattgcaaaaaattgaggaaaaaacttgattttccCGAAATCACCCTTTCTGTTCTACGCaagtaaaaatctaaaatttgtcGACGCGGTCCTTCATAACTtctgtaaattatataaaatttcatctaatttgatgGGAGTACTCTATATATAAatgagttgttttatcgaggccaTTTCAAAAAGCaagtacatttttaaatcacacagtttaatttaagtagttcgatcttttaattctgatttaaaataacttaatatttagcaaaaatataaattcgaatcaattaaattgtactattagtCACGAACAAACACTTTTTATTAAAGTTCGAAAAGTTGGCGTCGATAAAACAACTTAAGCATAAAACATAATTCGTTACTTATTGGTTACCACTGGAATAACAAACAAAGCTGTGTTTATTGCGCCAAATCTCTCTTGTTCATTGGCCATTTTGCtttcattaaacaaaattgacaTACAAACGACGCTCGGTTTAGTTTgaagacaaataatttaattattacgaTTATTCATTGATCGAAATtcgtttaaaattcatttatctgtttaagatttataattttaaacagtttgtttttgtaagtttattttaaattgattactaaTCGTATAGCCGGTTGGTTGTTCATAATCTataactgatttttattttatttgaagaaacCGGAATAATGCCAAAAAAGAGCAAAAGTGGATCTGGATCAGACGACGGTAGCAGCAGCGAGGAGGAATACTCTGTGGAAAAAGTTTTGGATAAGAAAGTAGACAGAAAAGgaaaggtaaataatttttttttgtctttatgtGTATAGGAAATGTAAAAGTGTATTATCGGTGCCACTCGATTTATTCCAAAATTGGGTTGTAGCAGTTGAAGAAGATcgtagaaataaaatttgtaaaataatcgaatttttcaattttacgaaTTCTGTACAAATATTTGTGACAAAGAGATGTTGAATTCTTCCAACATATTCCAAAATAAGGGAGTAACCTTGATTTGTTTGCCCGCTAAATTTATGGCGGGCTTCAAATATGGAAAACAGTTttcttcaaaatcaaaaatttcgtgTGTAGTTAGTCGTGATTTTTATGCATCCgaggaaaaaaaatgtaagaacttatgaaaaacgaaaatttttctacggttttcaacaaatttttatcaattcgactatatttttttaatttttatttgtgttaccTTAGaattttcgactgggtgaaccaattttgttgattctttatctatttgaaagctcgtccttcccgtgtgatcccatttcattttggtccagttctgacaacggcatccataagAAAACCTTGTTAAAACTAGACAAGGTATGTTCGATGTAGGACGAGTTTTGGTTCAGTAGGTGCATGTACCCAGCCGAcgacattttaactttttcccGCTTCCTGATTCCAATGTTGTATAAAAACATGAATACGTTTGTGTGAAAAATAGTTCCTGACAATGAATAagtaattaatgattaatgaactttttccgcctcagattttttcaatttttaatatgtaaacaaaacattgaccAATTTGACAGCTCGAATGGAATAGTGAAGGCGCTGAGGGCCtacaaaaagattcttaaactagaacaaatttgcaattttctcatttaaattaTGTGGGATTTTCTTTCGCTAAAGGCTCGCTATCgacttataaactaataatGGGCCGGAAAAATGATgaaacttaatacttacaatCGTGTTAGTTTCCTTGCTATTTCATTAAGCGTATTATTATgtgaataacattaaaatatagaccCATACCTTAAAATGAGTaccataaagtacaaaaatatttttaattggccAATCTACGGCCGTTTCAAACCAAGCGCTTCGCGTCGATCttatgcattattatttttgtttataattttctcTACTTACTTTTCTTCTCTTTTTCAATAACTTAGGAGCTATGGctgtataaacaatttaattgtttataacaaattctcCCCCCACTTTGAGCTATGAGCAAACTGAAAATTCAGATTTAGCGGGTCAAAATAGGTCgatacaaaatacaatacactccttgttcggtAGGACCTGTAAATGTATGCAAAACatactcagcgcctacactataaataaatcttctataaatatataggagactttctatagatatagattgatagatagatagtcactcatcacgatatctctggaactataagacctagagacttgaaatttggcaggaatattccttttgccaagtagaggtcagctaagaacggattttacgaaattccacccacaaggggggttgcgggggtgttcatgaataaaaaattcatatttttcaattatggcttttaatagttcaaaacttggtcagaatgttttaaattacatttagaaatttttttaaccttcggagggtagaaaggtgtagcgagaaagtgggaaggaaatatcgaatatttacaaatatacctaagtggggtatcaaataaaagagcatgacgtgtacattacaaaactgttatccaacgcaaggaaatgtggagggaggggtgcaagtggggatgttgcccagcaaagcgggcgggtaacagctagtaagCAATATGGCGCTGACTGGGTACTGTGCAAGAGAATGCGAGAATGTCCCCATCCTACTCCTACCTACAAAAGAGCATATCTTGCCTAGTTCTACCAAGGGAGTAACCTTGTTTGCCcgctaaatttatttttaataatatggttTCCAATGTAGAAAAcagtttttcttcaaaatcaaaaatttcgtgTGTAGTTAGTCGTGATTTTTATGCATCGGGGGAAAAAAATGCAAGAACttgtaaatgtaagaaatgtaagaaaaaatgtaattggtAATGTTCCAAGTCGCCCTGTAAGGTTCCTCGAATTTTTATGTGTCATATTCCCCCACAGGGGGAGATTTGAAAAACTGTCACTAAGTTATGGTTCTTGAAACTGTCTGCTTGTTTGATAATTCATTAGATGTGATTCTGAACAGTTATCCTGCAAAGTTTGAACTCAACAAGTCCCATTCCCGAATTATGccaaaaaaaccgaaaatgtcGTTACgcggtaaaaaaaaatttggagggATGGTTCTGGAAACTGTGTAAAACTTGTTTGGTTGTGTTGAACATGTCAAAAGGATCAGGGAAATATGTCTGGCAGAAAAGCAAGAGGCCAGGGATTTTTTTGGCAGCACTTTGAAAAACGCGAATTATTCCCTGGGGAGGGGGGGGAATATGACACATAGAAATTCGAGGAAACCTACAGGGCGACTTGGAACATTACCTGCTATTATATTTAAGGCACAGCAGACGGTTACCATGACagtacttttaataaattttaatgtgtgCGTAATATTTTCGACATCCTATATTTCTGTTggttcttattaattttttggaattttttctctaaataggtatcatacaaattaaaatggaaAGGATACTCCGAAGAAGAGAGTACATGGGAACCCGAAGAACATTTAAACTGCcatgatttaataaaagaatTCGAAGATAATCGTAAACGTaaactaaaagaaaaagaaGATGAGGATAACACACCAAAAAAAGCTAAAACCGAAACAAAGAAAAAAGACGAGGAAACACCAACTGCTAACAAATCGAAGACCTCATCAAAAACACCATCCTCATCCACTGATCGTTCCCGTTCAAAAACTAAAGATTCAGATGATAGAAGTATTCGGAGTGATAAATCTGATTCCAAGTCAAAATCTTCAGACAAAGAAAAGAAGAATGGTTTTCAACGTGGTTTATCACCGGAAACAATAATTGGGGCATCGGATAGTTCCGGTGATTTAATGTTCTTGATGAAATGGAAAGGTACCGATGAAGCTGATTTAGTTAAGGCAAAAGATGCAAATGTGAAATGTCcacaaattgttattaaattttatgaagaacGACTTACGTGGCACACACCTACCTCTCAAGAAAATTAATTGCACTTGAGTTAATTCtcgtattaattaaaaatattgtttaagtttaattcattcattaattattctttttttttataccgttCGTAGTGATTTTAAATCAATCTCATCAAGCATACACGGCAGTCAGGCCTAGTATTTGACAcgttattttcgaaatttgatcaatttttatagtCAAGGATCTAGAATGGggtctagaaaatttttaattacagacCAGGCCCGTGTTTTGGATTCATCCACGAGGAGTTTAAACCTTTGTTCATCATGGTAGGACATAACATCAACTCGTTTTCGTTTTCGAATTcgtttttcgaataaaataacaatttattatgtcaaaatttattttcaaataagttaCTTTTTCGAAACTGTGTACGCATCGAGATTAAATCGTTTTTAGGCCGGTTCTCAGACATTGTCgatctaaggtatgttttgagactTCGAAAAGTTGACGAGAAGCGTTCACCCGTTG
This genomic interval from Chrysoperla carnea chromosome 1, inChrCarn1.1, whole genome shotgun sequence contains the following:
- the LOC123300758 gene encoding chromobox protein homolog 1-like, whose amino-acid sequence is MPKKSKSGSGSDDGSSSEEEYSVEKVLDKKVDRKGKVSYKLKWKGYSEEESTWEPEEHLNCHDLIKEFEDNRKRKLKEKEDEDNTPKKAKTETKKKDEETPTANKSKTSSKTPSSSTDRSRSKTKDSDDRSIRSDKSDSKSKSSDKEKKNGFQRGLSPETIIGASDSSGDLMFLMKWKGTDEADLVKAKDANVKCPQIVIKFYEERLTWHTPTSQEN